From the Cyanobacterium sp. T60_A2020_053 genome, one window contains:
- a CDS encoding DUF433 domain-containing protein — translation MSNKQELLNRITFNPQQCGGKPCIRGMRIRVSDILEMLALNIENDEILTDFPDLELQDIQACLIFALQYTNIPRLTA, via the coding sequence ATTAGTAATAAACAAGAATTATTGAATAGGATAACGTTTAATCCTCAACAATGTGGCGGTAAACCTTGCATTCGAGGCATGAGAATTAGAGTTTCTGATATTTTAGAAATGTTAGCTTTAAATATAGAAAATGACGAAATTTTAACAGATTTTCCTGATTTGGAATTGCAAGACATTCAAGCCTGTCTTATTTTTGCTCTACAATATACTAATATTCCACGATTGACGGCATGA
- a CDS encoding DUF5615 family PIN-like protein, whose amino-acid sequence MKFWIDAQLPPQLADWLKETFLVEAFSLRDLGLRDAEDREIFEKAKSEEVIIITKDRDFLELINRFNSPPQILWVTCGNVTNRSLKIIFAETFVSALELFKQGEKIVEIGDKYNQI is encoded by the coding sequence ATGAAGTTTTGGATTGATGCACAATTACCACCACAGTTAGCTGATTGGCTAAAAGAAACTTTCTTGGTAGAGGCTTTTTCTCTGAGGGATTTGGGTTTAAGAGATGCCGAAGATAGAGAAATTTTTGAAAAAGCAAAATCAGAAGAAGTTATCATAATTACGAAGGATAGAGATTTTTTAGAGTTAATTAATCGTTTTAATTCTCCTCCTCAAATTTTATGGGTTACTTGTGGTAACGTAACTAATCGCAGTTTAAAAATCATTTTTGCTGAAACGTTTGTTTCCGCTTTGGAGTTATTTAAACAGGGAGAAAAGATTGTAGAAATTGGAGATAAGTATAATCAAATATAA
- a CDS encoding glycosyltransferase family 2 protein, translating into MNKTQFLDHVTPLILTYNEEANIQRTLQRLTWAKEIVIIDSYSNDKTLEIIAQYPQCRVIQRTFDTHAQQWNFGLDEVKTEWVLTLDADYILSEELLTELKSFSPSSSDNGYSVGFKYCVFGHPLRKDNLTPRIVLFKNGEGRYIDDGHTQILQLQGEYGTLKSIIYHDDRKSVGRWLWAQDRYLNLETEKLRQTSSTELDLRDKIRQRKVIAPFIIFFYCLFYKQLIFDGWRGLYYTFQRTFVELLLSIKLMEYDLKQK; encoded by the coding sequence ATGAATAAAACACAATTTCTCGATCACGTTACCCCACTAATTCTAACTTACAACGAAGAAGCGAATATCCAGCGCACTTTGCAACGTCTAACATGGGCAAAAGAAATTGTGATTATTGATAGTTACAGTAACGATAAAACCTTAGAAATTATTGCCCAATATCCTCAATGTCGGGTTATTCAGCGCACCTTTGACACCCATGCCCAACAGTGGAATTTTGGCTTAGATGAAGTAAAAACCGAATGGGTATTAACTCTTGATGCTGATTATATTCTCAGTGAAGAATTATTAACTGAATTAAAATCTTTTAGCCCATCATCCTCTGACAACGGTTACAGTGTGGGTTTTAAATACTGTGTATTTGGGCATCCTTTACGCAAAGATAACTTAACCCCTCGCATCGTCTTATTTAAAAACGGTGAAGGGCGCTATATTGATGATGGTCACACTCAAATTTTGCAACTACAGGGAGAGTATGGCACACTAAAATCAATCATATATCATGATGACCGCAAGTCAGTCGGGCGCTGGTTGTGGGCGCAGGATAGATATTTAAACCTAGAAACAGAGAAATTAAGGCAAACATCAAGCACTGAATTAGATTTAAGGGATAAAATTCGTCAACGTAAAGTAATAGCGCCCTTCATCATCTTTTTTTATTGTCTGTTTTATAAACAATTAATTTTTGACGGTTGGCGCGGTTTATATTACACATTTCAGCGCACCTTTGTAGAGTTATTACTATCAATTAAATTGATGGAATATGATTTGAAACAAAAGTAG
- a CDS encoding methyltransferase domain-containing protein, which yields MGYDVETSVIKRYEEGAKQPQPSLCCPTQYDDQYLQIIPDEIIAKDYGCGDPTRYVNPGEIVLDLGSGAGKNCYIIAQKVGATGQVIGVDFNDEMLNLARKYQDQIADQLGYHNVQFVKGKIQDLKLPLAKVEEYLSNHTIANLDQLREFEGMGAFWRENEPLINDNSIDVVVSNCVLNLVKSDDKRQLFNEIYRVLKKGGRAVISDIVSDENIPQEMMNDPDLWSGCLAGAFREDLFLKMFADAGFYGIEIIDRQDTPWQVINGIEFRSLTVRAYKGKEGECKERNQAVIYKGPWRKVEDDDGHVFYRGERMAVCDKTFNILTEENSPYQNSIIPVSPLQEIPLENATDFNCQTNRRGQKKAALRSPQETKGNYYIDNKIESKPSCC from the coding sequence ATGGGATACGATGTAGAAACTTCGGTAATCAAGAGATATGAGGAGGGCGCTAAACAGCCTCAACCTAGTTTATGTTGTCCAACTCAATATGATGATCAATATCTCCAGATTATCCCTGATGAAATTATCGCCAAAGATTATGGTTGTGGTGATCCCACTCGCTACGTTAATCCGGGTGAAATTGTCCTTGATTTGGGATCGGGCGCTGGAAAAAACTGCTATATCATAGCTCAAAAGGTGGGCGCTACTGGTCAAGTAATCGGTGTTGATTTTAATGATGAAATGCTTAATCTTGCCCGTAAATATCAAGATCAAATTGCTGATCAATTAGGATACCATAATGTGCAGTTTGTCAAGGGTAAAATTCAAGATTTAAAGTTACCTTTAGCCAAAGTTGAAGAATATTTATCTAATCATACTATTGCTAATTTAGACCAGTTAAGAGAGTTTGAGGGGATGGGCGCTTTTTGGCGTGAAAATGAGCCTTTAATTAATGATAATTCTATTGATGTGGTCGTTTCTAATTGTGTTTTAAATTTGGTTAAATCAGATGATAAAAGACAACTTTTTAACGAAATTTATCGAGTCTTAAAAAAAGGTGGTCGGGCAGTTATTTCTGATATAGTTTCTGATGAAAATATCCCCCAAGAAATGATGAATGATCCTGATCTATGGAGTGGTTGTTTGGCGGGCGCTTTTCGGGAAGATTTATTTTTGAAAATGTTTGCTGATGCTGGTTTTTATGGTATAGAAATTATTGATCGTCAAGACACTCCTTGGCAGGTAATTAATGGTATTGAATTTCGATCTTTAACTGTTAGGGCTTATAAAGGTAAAGAGGGAGAATGCAAGGAAAGAAATCAAGCGGTAATTTATAAAGGTCCTTGGCGTAAGGTAGAAGATGATGATGGTCATGTGTTTTATCGGGGGGAAAGAATGGCGGTTTGTGATAAAACTTTTAATATTTTAACTGAGGAAAATAGCCCTTATCAAAATAGTATAATTCCTGTCTCTCCTTTACAAGAAATACCTTTAGAAAATGCTACTGATTTTAATTGTCAAACTAACAGAAGGGGGCAGAAAAAAGCAGCTTTAAGAAGTCCTCAAGAAACGAAAGGAAATTATTATATTGATAATAAAATCGAGAGTAAACCTTCTTGTTGTTAA